The Candidatus Hydrogenedentota bacterium genome contains the following window.
CCGAAGCCCCCGCCCATTTGGCGCCGGGCGGACTGCTCGCACTGGAAATCGGCGAGACACAATACCCCGCCGTGGCGGAACTGCTGGCGGCGCATGGGTTCCGGGACATCCGCGCGGTGAAGGACTTGGCGGGGATGGACCGAATCGCCGTGGCGCTGAGGGGATAACTCCCCGCAGTGACGGCATCGCGCGCTACGCCGCACAAGTGCTACACTTTTTCCACCATCAAACAGGGAGGAACCCGTCATGGCGGAAGGGACCTATCACAGCACCGCGGTGCGGGACATGTTCGAGGATGACCGGCCCCGCGAGCGGCTGGCCAAAGCCGGTCCGGCGGCCCTGAAGGACTACGAGCTCATCGCCATCCTCTTCCGCACGGGCACCCGCGAATGCGGCGCCCATGTGCTGGCGCAGCGCCTCCTCCAACATTTCGGCGGCCTCCGCGCCCTGGCCCGGGCCTCCCTCGAGGAAATACAGCAGGTGAAGGGCGTGGGCAGGGTCAAATCCATCGAGATCAAGGCGGCCCTCGAACTCGGCATGCGCCTCGCCAATCACAACCGCCCCCAGACCGACCGCATCGAAAAGGTGGAAGACGTGGCCAACCTGCTCATGCACCAGTTCAAAGAGTACGAGACGGAGCACTTCAAGGCGGTCCTGCTCAACACCAAGAACGAGGTGCTGAAGGTCATCGAGGTTTCCCACGGCGGACTGGACGGCACCGAGGCCGCACCACGCGACGTGCTGCGCCAGGCCGTGCGCGAGGGCGCCCCGGCCATCATTGTGGCCCACAACCACCCCAGCGGCGACCCCGAGCCCAGCCGGGCCGACATCGCCCTGACCCGCCGCCTCGCCGAGGCCGCGGGCATCGTCGGCGTGGCCCTGCTGGACCATGTCGTCTTCGGCGACGGGCGCGTGGTGAGCCTGAAAGAGCGCGGCCTCATGTGAAAAAGCCCCCCGCACCGGGGTGCGGAGGGCGTTGACGCGTTCTATGCCTGAGAAAACCCTACACGATGTAGGTCGAGGCGGCCGTGTCGCCGCCGCGGCCGGTCCAGTTCGTGTGGAACCACTCGCCGCGCGGCTTGTCCACCCGCTCGTAGGTGTGCGCGCCGAAATAGTCGCGCTGGGCCTGGAGCAGGTTCGCCGGGAGCCGCTCGCTGCGGTACCCGTCGAAGAAGTTCAGCGCCGAGCAGATCGCCGGCATCGGAACGCCCATCTCGACGGCCCGCACCACCACGCGCCGCCACGCCGCCTGGCTCTTTCCCACCACCTCCGCGAAGAACGGGTCAAGCAGCAGGTTCTCCAGTTCCGGATTGCGGTCGAAGGCCTCCTTGATCTTCCCGAGGAAGACCGAGCGGATGATGCACCCGCCGCGCCACATCAGGGCGATGCCGCCGTAGTTCAGGTTCCAGCCGTAATGCGCCGCCGCGGCCCGCATCAACTGGTAGCCCTGGGCGTAGCTCACCAGTTTCGAGGCGTAGAGCGCCTGGCGCAGATCATTGATGAACGCCGCCTTGTCCCCGTCGAAGGGCTTCACGTCGCCGGGAAGCGCCTTGGCCGCCCGGACGCGCTCGTCCTTGATGGCCGAAAGGCAGCGCGCGAACACGGCCTCACCGATCAGCGTCAGGGGCATGCCCTCGTCAAGCGCCGCGATGGCCGTCCATTTGCCCGTGCCCTTCTGGCCCGCCGTGTCCAGAATCAGGTCCACCACCTCGTTCCCGTCCGCGTCCCTGTATCCCAGGATGTCGCGCGTGATTTCGATGAGGTACGAGTCCAGCTCGCCCCGGTTCCACTCGGCGAACACCCCGTGCATTTCCGTGTTCGACATGCCCAGTCCCTGGCCCATCAACTGGTAGGCCTCGCAGATCATCTGCATGTCGCCGTACTCGATGCCGTTGTGGACCATCTTCACGAAATGGCCCGCGCCGCCCTCGCCCACCCAGTCGCAGCAGGCCTCGCCGGAGTCCGTGTGCGCGCAGATGGTCTGGAAAATCTCCTGCACATGCGGCCAGGCCGCCGGGGACCCGCCGGGCATCATGGATGGCCCGAGCAGGGCGCCCTCCTCGCCGCCGGAGACGCCCGTGCCGATGTAGAGCAGCCCCTTGCCTTCCACATACTGCGTGCGGCGGATGGTGTCCGGGAAATGGCTGTTTCCGCCGTCTATGATGATGTCCCCCGGCTCGAGATGGGGCAGCAGCAGCTCGATGAAGTCGTCCACGGCCCTGCCCGCCTTCACCAGCAGCATCACCTTGCGGGGACGCTTAAGGTTGGCGCAGAGCTCCGCGATGCTCTTGGCGCCGTAGAAGTTCTTGCCGGCGCCCCGGCCGTTGATGAAGGCGTCCACCTTCTCCACGGTGCGGTTGAACACCGCCACGCTGAAACCCTTGCTTTCCATGTTCAGGACGAGATTCTCGCCCATCACGGCCAGTCCAATCAGTCCGATGTCCATCTGCGGCATGGTCACACTCTCCTTGGGGGTTGTTGCTGCGTAAGGGATTTATGGATTATAGCAGATGCCCCAAAGCCGCTTCCTCTTCAGACTCCCCGCCGGGCCTCACGCACTGTCAGGCTGATGCGCTGCTGGACGCCCGCCCGGTCCACCAGGAACTCCGCCTTGTCGCCGATGAACAGGTCCCAGTTGATGAAGTCCACGTCCGTCGGATGCTCCGTGGGCTGGCCGTTGATTTCCAGAACAACGTCCCCCGGCTGCAGGCCCGCGTCAAACGCCGCGCCGCCCTTCACCATTTCCGTCACCAGCACCCCCCTTTCCGCCGTAATGCCAAGCTGTTTCAGGGCGTAGGGATTCACCTCCCCGAGCGCCTCTCCCCGGAATCCAAACCAGGGGTCGCGCCTTTTGCCGTAGGTGATAATTTCGTCCGCAACACGCCGCATGCGGTTGACCGGAATGGCGAAGCCCAGACCCTGGTAGCCGCCGGTGTTGCTGAAGATCATGGTGTTCACGCCCACCACCTCGCCCGCCGCGTTCACCAGCGGCCCCCCGCTGTTGCCGGGGTTGATGGCCGCGTCGGTCTGGATCATGTCCTGATACAGCCGCTCGCCCCCGCCCACCTCCCGGCTGACCCGCCGGTGGTTTGCCGACACCACGCCCACACTCACACTGGGCTGCGGGTCCCGGATCATTGTGCCGAAGGGGTTGCCAATGGCGATGACCCACTCGCCCACCATCAGGGACTCCGAGTCCCCCGGCCGCGCGAAAGGCAGATCGCGCGCGTCCCCGCGCACCTTCAGCACCGCCAGGTCGGAGCGCTCGTCCGTGCCCACCAGTTCCACATCCAGCCGCCGCCCGTCGGAAAGGGTTACCGAGCTGATCGCGTCCGCATCCTGCAGGACATGATAATTTGTGATGATGTGGCCCTGCGGGTCCATGATGAACCCGCTGCCTATCCCCTCGACTGTCCGTTCGCGGACGGCCGGACGGCCGAACTGGAACAGCTCAAAAAACGGGTCCGCCAAACGTTCCCGGCGTATGCTCACCGTGTTGATCGTCACCACCGCCGGGCCCGCCTTCTCGATTGCCCGCACAATCGCGTTCCGCCGGGACTGGTCCACACTCTCCGCCCGCGCTGAAAAGGCAAGCAGCGGCAGCGCGCAACAGGCCAAAATCAGGCACTTCTTCATGACTGCGCCTCCTCGGATCTCTTTCACACAACCTGTAGAACCTTTTATGGGACCCATGGGACCCATGGGACCTATGCCCTCACCCGGCCATCTCTCCAATCTTTCTCCCGTATTCCATCAGTCCTATCCGTCCTATCGGTCCCATTCCCCAATCGAAAAACAACACGGGGCCGCCATCCCATTCGGCAACGGCGGCCCCGAAATCTTGCTCCTTGTCTGTGCCGGTCTCAGGAACCCGCCGGCACATCGCCCAGGTCTATCACCTGCACCGGCGGGGTCTCCGCCTCCACCGGAGGCGCAACCTCAGCCGCCGTTTCGGCCGCGGGGGCGTCCTCCGTCTCAGGCGCGGGGGGCTCGCCCATGGCATGCAGCGCCGCATGCAGCGCCGCAACCGCGTCTTCAGACGCCTCGTAAAGGCTGGCCGCGCCTGACACCGCCACGGGGTGCATGCCCTTCGCCGCAGGGCCGACCGCAACCGACACCGTCTGCCCGCCCGCGTCGCGGCACAGGAAGGAGAACTCGGGGGCCTCCACCACGGCGGGTTTGCCCGCCAGCACATTGGCCACCTGGAAGGCGCGGGCCTCGGAAAGGAAGTCCTCCACCGCGTCTCCCCTGGCGTCCACCGCCGCGCCGTCACGCTCCAGTTTCCAGACGCCGCCGTCCTTGAAAACCGTGAAGGCCGGCGTCTCGACGCGCTCCACGCCCTCCAGTTTCTTGGAAAGCACGCTCATGGCGAAAAGGTCGCGCGCCGAAACCAGCAGCTTGGCCGCGTCCGTGCGGGAAATCACCAGCACCGCCGGGTTGTCGTCAATCTTCGCGTACACCCCGTCCACCGACTTCGCGTCGCCGCCCAGCAGCACCCGGCGCGGTCCGGTTCCGGTGTCAATGGTGATGGTCGTGTCGAAGGCGCCCGCGTCCGCGGACGCGTCCGCGTAGTCCACGGGTTTCAGCCCGACTGCCGTGTTCACAATATTGTCCACGGCGAACTGCTGCTGCTCCATGTCCAGCGCGGGCTCAAGCACCTTCCAGGTCCCCTCCTCGGGCTGGACCACCACCCGCCCTTCGGGCCGGGCCACCTCGACGCGCGTCGCGTCCGCCTTGGTGAGTCCCACGCCCGGCAGGGTGAAGAGGGGCGAGCCCTTCGCGAAAAGCTGCTCGAAGGTGAACTTGCCCGTCTCGTAGATCAGGTGGTCCGCGCCGGACTCCAGGCTCACATAGGTGTTGCCGCCGGGCGTGGGGCGCCCGCCCAGAAGCACCACGTCCTCCTGGCCGTCCACGGAAAGGACCGCCTTGTACTGCGGCGGGTCAAACCCCCAGTCGGCCTTCTTTTCCGGGTCCACCACATCCGTCACAGTCAGGGCCGAAAAGCGCCCCAGCAACGCCTGAAGCTCCGTCTCGGAGTGCTTCTCCCCGAAACCGCCCTTCTCCAGTTTCCACTCGTATTCAGGCGCGGCGGGCGGCGCGGGTGGCGTCTCGGCGCCCTCTTCCGCCTCCGGCGCCGGCGCCTCCTCCGGCTTGGGCTTCTCATGGCGCGCGAAAACCAGCTCCTTGTCCGGATAGGTCAGGGCAAGGCGCGTGATTTTCTCCTTCGGCACCGAGAGGAGTTCCGTCTTCAGCCATTTGCTCGCCTTGGGCGCGGCGCCGTCCTCCATGATCCCCGCCTCGCGCTTGAGGTTCACCCCCTCGACGTGGACCCGGCTGTCCCCGGCCTTCCGCACAAACACCGTGCGGAAGTCGGGCGCCTTGCCCACCAGCACGTCCACGACCGGCTGCTCCTGTCCGGCCTTGAAGGCGCGCACATGAAAGGCCTGGTCATCCTTCAACTCGAAGTCGGCCAGCTTCTCGTCCGTGTCGGCGCTCGCGCGGAACTCCCCCTTGAGCGCCAAAAGTTCCCCGATGTACTTGTCCAAGCCCTCCTGGTTCACCGGTGCGTTGTAATGCGACGCGATCCGCCATGCGCCGTCGAACTTCTCCAGCACCACCTTCTCGTCGGGCTTCACCCCGGCATACATTTCGATGCGGGCCACATCCCCCGCCGCAAGGGTCTCCTGCGCCAACGTTTCCAGCCTGACCTGCGTGGCGATGGTGCCGGGCTGCTTCTCCGTGGACTTCCGCCACATCACCAGCCCCGCAAGCAGCAGCAGGATGACCAGAAACGGAATGAGTTTTTTCGGGCTCATGTCTATTCTCCGTTTTTCCGCGTTTCAGCGCGTTCAGTTGCCTTTGGCCTGGGACACCGTGTACGCGTTGCGCGCGCGCCGGCGCACCGCGAAGGACAGCAGGCCCGCCGCCGCAATCACAAGGTTGGCCAGCCCGTAGTTGGCGAAGCGCCACACCGTCTTGGCCCGGTCGGAGGGCTTCGTGCTGATGATGCGGTCTATCGGCTTGCGCCCCCGCACCTTGATCAGGCTCTCGTCCAGGGTCACCGCGTCCACGCTGTTCAGGAACAGGTCCAGATTCGCGCGCTGCAGGAAGTTTTTGCGGAACATTTGCGAGCAGCCCATGAGCACCAGCTTGCCGGGCGCCGCCGCCGCCGGCCCCGCCGCGGGTTCCGTGTCCGGCTCGTCCGGCATGGGGGGCATCCCCGGCTGCTGTGGCGGCTTCGGCCACGCGGGGCGCTCCTTCCCCGCGTAGGCATCCGGGAACTGCCCCGAAACCATGGCCATGAGCGGGAAGGACCGCGTGCCTGACGGGGGCTGCTCAAAGGACCCCTGCGTCATCTGCGCGTTCGCGGGAATGTCCCATGCCCCGTCGGTCGTGCGCATCAGCACCTGCGACTCCAGCCCCAGCTCCTTCAGTTTCGCCTCGTTCAACTCCAGCGCCGTGCCCCACAGGTATAGGATGGCCGACAGCCGGTTTGTGATGGGCGATGTGGACTCCATCGTGTCGTTCGCCACCATGATGTGCGTGGGCAGTTTGAAGGGCTGGCCCATCAGCGCCTGGAGCCCCTGCCCGCCCTGCATGGTCAGTGTCGTGTGGCTGCTGTCCATCAGCACCGCCGTGCTCACGCCCAGGCCGTACTGCTCCAGCAGCGGGTTCACGCCCGGGTTTTCCTCGCGGCGCGAAAGCTGGTTCCCCTGCCGCGTGGCCTGGTAGTTCCACTCGTAGTTCTGCACAGCCATTACCACGGGTTTCCCGCTGTGCAGTGCCCGGTTGATTTCCCACAACTGCCGCTCGTTGAGTTCGCGGGGATTCACCACGACCAGCGTGTCAAACTCCTCGGGAAGCGGGCTCTCTTTCGTCAGGTCCACCCGGCGCACCTCGTACTTCTCCATCTCCAGCACCGCCTGCAGGTACTCATAGGGGTCGTCCTGCTCGGGCACCCGCTGGCCCATCTGCATCAGCATCGCCCGCATCTGCGGGTCCATGGTGACCGCCTCCTTCGGGGCCACCAGCGCCACCACCGTCGCCTTGGGCCGGGTCATCTTGTACACCGTGTTCGCAAGGCGGTACTCCAACTGCGACAGCGGCGTGGACCCGTACCCGCCGCCGCCCATGTCGTCCGGAATCACCTGCGGCAGTATCTCCTCAGGCTTGTCCCGGTAACCCACACCGATGCTCGAGTAGACCAGCTTGTTGGTCATCTCGTCCTCGCTGATGGCCTGCACGCTGAAGGGCTCGACGCCCTTGTCCAGCATGCGCTTCTCGATGGCCTCGTCCTCCGTCTTCTCCCCCTCCTCGTCCTGCGGCGTCGTGTATTGGATGTTCGCCGCCTCCAGGTACACCACGTCGTAGGCCATTTTCCCGCCCGCGGCGATGCGCATCTCGTCCAGCTTGTCCGTGATCTGCGTCTCCAGCGAACGCATCTGCGTGGGCATCTTGTCCTTCGGCGTGATGTACACCTTCACCTGCACCTCGCTGTCCACCTTCGCCAGCAGGTCCCGCGTGGCCTCGGACACCGTGTAGATCTTGTCCTGTGTGAGGTCCGCGCGGGCAATGCTCGATCCCGCCAGCAGGTAGTTGAACATCAGGCCGATGGCCACGCTCATGGCAAGGGCCGTGCCGAAGATCGCCTTCGCCCCGGGACGGTTCCGTCCGTCTATGTACAGCACGTTCAGGGCGAGGAATATCCCAATCCACACCAGGAAGAAGGCAAGGTCCGCCACGTCCACCACGCCCCGGATGAACGGCGTGTAGTGCGTGAACACCCCCATCAGGTCCGACAGAAGCGAGCCGAGCCCCGCCACGCGCCCGTCTATGTAGGACGCGATGAAGCCCGTCCCGACAAGGAAGAAGCCGAAGCAGGCCAGCAGGGTCACCACGAAGGCGACGATCTGGTCCTTGAAGAACCCCGAGAACAGGATGCCCAGGGACAGGAAGAACGCGCCCATCAGCAGCGCGCCGAGGTAACCGCCCAGAATTGTGCCCGGATCGGGGTTGCCCAGCGAGAACAGCATGGCGGGCACCGTCACCGTCGCGGACAGCGTGATGATGTAGAAAATGAGCGCCGCGAAGAACTTGCCGAAGACCAGCTCCCACGCCTTCATCGGGAAGGTCAGGAGCATTTCCCAGGTGTTCTCCTTGCGCTCCTCCGCCCAGATGCGCATGGTCACCGCCGGGATGAACACGCACAACAGCAGGGGAATGTTCTCGAAATAGGAACGCATGTCGGCTATGGGGAAAACGAAGAAGGAGGTGATGTACAGCCCCACGCTCAGGGTGACGAACACCATCATGAAAATGTAGCCGATGGGGGATGTGAAGTACGCCCCCAGATCGCGCCGTAGTATGGAAATAATGTTGCGCATGGTCAGTCTCTCCTAGTCCCGGCCCGCGCCCTGCGCCGCCCGTTCGGTCAATTTCAGGAACGTCTCTTCCAGCGTCAGGGGCTTGTCGCCCAGTTCCCTCAGTTTCCAGCCCTTGGCCCTCGCCAGCTCGTTCACCTCGCGCCACGGATGCCGCCCGGAGGGGCTGTGCAGCACGAAGGACGGGCATCCGTCCAGGTCCCCGCCGTACTCCACCCGGCGTACCCCCTCCACGCCGGAAAGGAGCCGCTCCAGCTCGGCGCGCTCGCCCTCGACCGCCACCAGGGTGCGCTCCGAGTCCTTCGCCCGGCTCCGCAGCTCCTCGATCGAGCCGTCGCCGACAATCCGGCCCCGGTTGATGATCACGATGCGGTCCGCACTCGCCTGCACCTCCTGGAGGATGTGCGTGGACAGGATCACCGTCTTGTCCTTGGCAAGGCGCTCGATCAGGTGGCGGATTTCCAGTATCTGGTGCGGGTCGAGGCCCGATGTCGGCTCGTCGAGGATGATCACGTCCGGGTCATGCACCAGCGCCTGCGCCAGCGCCGTCCGCTGCTTGTAGCCCTTGGAAAGCTCCCGGATGATCTTCCGGTACATCGGCCGCAGACCGCAGGTGTCCAGCACCGAGTCTATCCTGTTTTTCAGCGTCATCCCGCTCAGGCCCCGCGCCCGCGCCACAAACTGGAGGTACGCCCGCACCTCCATGTCCATGTAAAGCGGCAGGATTTCCGGAAGGTACCCAATCACTTTGCGCACCTTCAGTGGGTCCTTCAGCACATCCACGCCGCCCACCTCCGCCGTGCCCCGTGTGGGATGCAGGTAGGTGGTCAGTATCTTCATCGTTGTGGACTTGCCCGCGCCGTTCGGGCCGAGCAGCCCGACGATCTCGCCCTTGTTCACCTCGAACGAGACGTCGTCCAGGGCCACCACCGGCCCATAGTGCATCGTCAACCGTTTTGCCTTGATCATGCGTACACTCTCCACATCCGCTGTTGTGTTGATGAGCAACCCGGTGCCGGTTTCCGCAAGAATGACCACACCGGCCCGCAAAGGGAAAGGCAAATGCCGTGCCACTCGCCAATCCCGGCCCAAAACGGGGCATTATGCGCCCTTAGTGCCCTTTTTGCAAGGAGTTGCAAAACATTTGACACTCCGCGCCAAACCTCCCCAGTCGTCCCAAAATGGTCTGATTTCAGGCAGATTGCCCGTTTTGGGGTACCACCGCCCCCCCTCAAGCCAGTGTCCCGAAAACAAGATGGGCACTTGAAAGGGGGGGTCATGAAAACGGGAAATGCGTTCGGTTACCGCCGTTCTATTCCTCCGCCGGGCTCCC
Protein-coding sequences here:
- the radC gene encoding DNA repair protein RadC, with protein sequence MAEGTYHSTAVRDMFEDDRPRERLAKAGPAALKDYELIAILFRTGTRECGAHVLAQRLLQHFGGLRALARASLEEIQQVKGVGRVKSIEIKAALELGMRLANHNRPQTDRIEKVEDVANLLMHQFKEYETEHFKAVLLNTKNEVLKVIEVSHGGLDGTEAAPRDVLRQAVREGAPAIIVAHNHPSGDPEPSRADIALTRRLAEAAGIVGVALLDHVVFGDGRVVSLKERGLM
- the gnd gene encoding decarboxylating NADP(+)-dependent phosphogluconate dehydrogenase, which produces MPQMDIGLIGLAVMGENLVLNMESKGFSVAVFNRTVEKVDAFINGRGAGKNFYGAKSIAELCANLKRPRKVMLLVKAGRAVDDFIELLLPHLEPGDIIIDGGNSHFPDTIRRTQYVEGKGLLYIGTGVSGGEEGALLGPSMMPGGSPAAWPHVQEIFQTICAHTDSGEACCDWVGEGGAGHFVKMVHNGIEYGDMQMICEAYQLMGQGLGMSNTEMHGVFAEWNRGELDSYLIEITRDILGYRDADGNEVVDLILDTAGQKGTGKWTAIAALDEGMPLTLIGEAVFARCLSAIKDERVRAAKALPGDVKPFDGDKAAFINDLRQALYASKLVSYAQGYQLMRAAAAHYGWNLNYGGIALMWRGGCIIRSVFLGKIKEAFDRNPELENLLLDPFFAEVVGKSQAAWRRVVVRAVEMGVPMPAICSALNFFDGYRSERLPANLLQAQRDYFGAHTYERVDKPRGEWFHTNWTGRGGDTAASTYIV
- a CDS encoding trypsin-like peptidase domain-containing protein — protein: MKKCLILACCALPLLAFSARAESVDQSRRNAIVRAIEKAGPAVVTINTVSIRRERLADPFFELFQFGRPAVRERTVEGIGSGFIMDPQGHIITNYHVLQDADAISSVTLSDGRRLDVELVGTDERSDLAVLKVRGDARDLPFARPGDSESLMVGEWVIAIGNPFGTMIRDPQPSVSVGVVSANHRRVSREVGGGERLYQDMIQTDAAINPGNSGGPLVNAAGEVVGVNTMIFSNTGGYQGLGFAIPVNRMRRVADEIITYGKRRDPWFGFRGEALGEVNPYALKQLGITAERGVLVTEMVKGGAAFDAGLQPGDVVLEINGQPTEHPTDVDFINWDLFIGDKAEFLVDRAGVQQRISLTVREARRGV
- a CDS encoding DUF4340 domain-containing protein, with amino-acid sequence MSPKKLIPFLVILLLLAGLVMWRKSTEKQPGTIATQVRLETLAQETLAAGDVARIEMYAGVKPDEKVVLEKFDGAWRIASHYNAPVNQEGLDKYIGELLALKGEFRASADTDEKLADFELKDDQAFHVRAFKAGQEQPVVDVLVGKAPDFRTVFVRKAGDSRVHVEGVNLKREAGIMEDGAAPKASKWLKTELLSVPKEKITRLALTYPDKELVFARHEKPKPEEAPAPEAEEGAETPPAPPAAPEYEWKLEKGGFGEKHSETELQALLGRFSALTVTDVVDPEKKADWGFDPPQYKAVLSVDGQEDVVLLGGRPTPGGNTYVSLESGADHLIYETGKFTFEQLFAKGSPLFTLPGVGLTKADATRVEVARPEGRVVVQPEEGTWKVLEPALDMEQQQFAVDNIVNTAVGLKPVDYADASADAGAFDTTITIDTGTGPRRVLLGGDAKSVDGVYAKIDDNPAVLVISRTDAAKLLVSARDLFAMSVLSKKLEGVERVETPAFTVFKDGGVWKLERDGAAVDARGDAVEDFLSEARAFQVANVLAGKPAVVEAPEFSFLCRDAGGQTVSVAVGPAAKGMHPVAVSGAASLYEASEDAVAALHAALHAMGEPPAPETEDAPAAETAAEVAPPVEAETPPVQVIDLGDVPAGS
- a CDS encoding Gldg family protein, translated to MRNIISILRRDLGAYFTSPIGYIFMMVFVTLSVGLYITSFFVFPIADMRSYFENIPLLLCVFIPAVTMRIWAEERKENTWEMLLTFPMKAWELVFGKFFAALIFYIITLSATVTVPAMLFSLGNPDPGTILGGYLGALLMGAFFLSLGILFSGFFKDQIVAFVVTLLACFGFFLVGTGFIASYIDGRVAGLGSLLSDLMGVFTHYTPFIRGVVDVADLAFFLVWIGIFLALNVLYIDGRNRPGAKAIFGTALAMSVAIGLMFNYLLAGSSIARADLTQDKIYTVSEATRDLLAKVDSEVQVKVYITPKDKMPTQMRSLETQITDKLDEMRIAAGGKMAYDVVYLEAANIQYTTPQDEEGEKTEDEAIEKRMLDKGVEPFSVQAISEDEMTNKLVYSSIGVGYRDKPEEILPQVIPDDMGGGGYGSTPLSQLEYRLANTVYKMTRPKATVVALVAPKEAVTMDPQMRAMLMQMGQRVPEQDDPYEYLQAVLEMEKYEVRRVDLTKESPLPEEFDTLVVVNPRELNERQLWEINRALHSGKPVVMAVQNYEWNYQATRQGNQLSRREENPGVNPLLEQYGLGVSTAVLMDSSHTTLTMQGGQGLQALMGQPFKLPTHIMVANDTMESTSPITNRLSAILYLWGTALELNEAKLKELGLESQVLMRTTDGAWDIPANAQMTQGSFEQPPSGTRSFPLMAMVSGQFPDAYAGKERPAWPKPPQQPGMPPMPDEPDTEPAAGPAAAAPGKLVLMGCSQMFRKNFLQRANLDLFLNSVDAVTLDESLIKVRGRKPIDRIISTKPSDRAKTVWRFANYGLANLVIAAAGLLSFAVRRRARNAYTVSQAKGN
- a CDS encoding ATP-binding cassette domain-containing protein, with amino-acid sequence MIKAKRLTMHYGPVVALDDVSFEVNKGEIVGLLGPNGAGKSTTMKILTTYLHPTRGTAEVGGVDVLKDPLKVRKVIGYLPEILPLYMDMEVRAYLQFVARARGLSGMTLKNRIDSVLDTCGLRPMYRKIIRELSKGYKQRTALAQALVHDPDVIILDEPTSGLDPHQILEIRHLIERLAKDKTVILSTHILQEVQASADRIVIINRGRIVGDGSIEELRSRAKDSERTLVAVEGERAELERLLSGVEGVRRVEYGGDLDGCPSFVLHSPSGRHPWREVNELARAKGWKLRELGDKPLTLEETFLKLTERAAQGAGRD